A single region of the Arthrobacter sp. zg-Y20 genome encodes:
- the ftsH gene encoding ATP-dependent zinc metalloprotease FtsH, which translates to MKSKNFFKGPLIWIVLALAALLIILPSLSAGNTKQVDTKEGLDLLRGPDVSQAKIYDGEQRVDLTLKDDAVKEQGTSDVQFYFSTARGEEIVQAVNNSGANYTDQPVQTNWFTSFLGLFLPFIIIGLIFWFLMSRMQGGGSQVMKFGKSKAKLTNKDMPQVTFDDVAGADEAVEELHEIKEFLQDPGKFQAVGAKIPKGVLLYGPPGTGKTLLARAVAGEAGVPFYSISGSDFVEMFVGVGASRVRDLFEQAKSNSPAIIFVDEIDAVGRHRGAGVGGGNDEREQTLNQLLVEMDGFDGNTNVILIAATNRPDVLDPALLRPGRFDRQIGVEAPDMQGRLRILQVHAKGKPMADGVDLETVARKTPGFTGADLANVLNEAALLTARSNADLIDDRALDEAIDRVVAGPQKRSRVMKELERKITAYHEGGHALVAAALRNTDPVTKVTILPRGRALGYTMVLPQDDKYSVTRNELLDQLAYAMGGRVAEEIVFHDPSTGASNDIEKATSTARKMVTQYGMSERIGSVKLGSGGGEPFLGRDMSQERNYSDQVAYVVDEEVRRLLDNAHDEAYQILTENRDVLDRLALELLERETLNQQEIAEVFSDVRKRDVREVWLSKPTRPVHSMPPVVSPKERREAKELGAPDPASVAPQDQIADADLPQDFDVSGNGLPQPESSGQGSHSGRGGSSGSSAPEA; encoded by the coding sequence ATGAAATCCAAGAACTTCTTCAAGGGTCCGCTGATATGGATCGTGCTGGCCTTGGCCGCTCTTTTGATCATCCTGCCCAGCCTTTCTGCAGGGAACACCAAACAGGTGGATACCAAGGAGGGCCTGGATCTGCTCAGGGGTCCGGACGTGTCCCAGGCCAAGATTTACGACGGCGAGCAGCGGGTCGATCTGACCCTCAAGGACGACGCCGTCAAGGAACAGGGCACCAGCGACGTCCAGTTCTACTTCAGCACTGCGCGCGGCGAGGAAATAGTCCAGGCCGTCAATAATTCCGGTGCGAACTACACGGACCAGCCGGTGCAGACCAACTGGTTCACCAGTTTCCTGGGCCTGTTCCTGCCGTTCATCATCATTGGCCTGATTTTCTGGTTCCTGATGTCCCGCATGCAGGGCGGCGGTTCCCAGGTCATGAAGTTCGGCAAGTCCAAGGCCAAGCTGACCAATAAGGACATGCCGCAGGTGACGTTCGACGACGTCGCCGGTGCCGATGAGGCCGTGGAGGAACTGCACGAAATCAAGGAGTTCCTGCAGGACCCGGGCAAGTTCCAGGCCGTGGGCGCCAAGATTCCCAAGGGCGTGCTGCTGTACGGCCCTCCCGGCACCGGCAAGACCCTGCTGGCGCGCGCCGTTGCCGGTGAGGCCGGCGTGCCGTTCTACTCGATTTCCGGTTCCGACTTCGTGGAAATGTTCGTTGGCGTGGGCGCCTCCCGTGTCCGCGACCTCTTTGAGCAGGCGAAGTCCAACTCCCCGGCCATTATCTTCGTGGATGAAATTGACGCCGTCGGCCGCCACCGCGGTGCCGGCGTGGGCGGCGGCAATGACGAACGCGAGCAGACGCTGAACCAGCTGCTGGTGGAAATGGACGGTTTTGACGGCAACACCAACGTCATCCTGATTGCCGCCACCAACCGGCCCGACGTCCTGGACCCGGCCCTGCTGCGCCCGGGCCGTTTCGACCGGCAGATCGGCGTCGAGGCGCCGGACATGCAGGGGCGCCTGCGCATCCTGCAGGTCCATGCCAAGGGCAAGCCCATGGCCGACGGCGTGGATCTGGAGACCGTGGCCCGCAAGACCCCGGGCTTCACCGGCGCGGACCTGGCCAACGTACTCAACGAAGCCGCGCTGCTGACCGCCCGCTCCAACGCGGACCTCATTGACGACCGCGCCCTGGACGAAGCGATCGACCGCGTGGTTGCCGGGCCGCAGAAGCGCAGCCGCGTGATGAAGGAACTGGAACGCAAGATCACCGCGTACCACGAGGGTGGACACGCCCTGGTGGCGGCGGCGCTGCGGAACACGGACCCGGTCACCAAGGTGACCATCCTGCCGCGCGGCCGGGCCCTGGGCTACACCATGGTGCTGCCGCAGGACGACAAGTACTCGGTCACGCGCAACGAACTGCTGGACCAGCTGGCCTACGCAATGGGTGGCCGGGTAGCGGAGGAGATCGTTTTCCACGATCCTTCCACCGGTGCCTCCAACGACATCGAAAAGGCCACCTCCACGGCCCGCAAGATGGTCACCCAGTACGGCATGAGCGAGCGGATCGGCTCCGTCAAGCTGGGCTCCGGCGGCGGCGAACCGTTCCTGGGCCGCGACATGAGCCAGGAACGGAACTACTCCGACCAGGTGGCCTACGTGGTGGATGAAGAAGTCCGGCGCCTGCTGGACAACGCCCATGACGAGGCGTACCAGATCCTCACGGAGAACCGCGACGTGCTGGACCGGCTGGCCCTGGAACTGCTGGAACGCGAGACGCTGAACCAGCAGGAAATCGCCGAGGTCTTCTCCGACGTGCGCAAGCGCGACGTCCGCGAGGTCTGGCTGTCCAAGCCCACCCGCCCGGTGCACAGCATGCCGCCCGTGGTGTCCCCGAAGGAACGGCGCGAAGCCAAGGAGCTCGGCGCTCCGGACCCTGCATCGGTTGCTCCGCAGGACCAGATTGCCGACGCCGACCTGCCGCAGGACTTCGATGTCTCCGGCAACGGCCTGCCGCAGCCCGAAAGCAGCGGCCAGGGCAGCCATTCCGGCCGCGGCGGAAGCTCCGGCAGCTCGGCACCGGAAGCGTAG
- the folE gene encoding GTP cyclohydrolase I FolE, translating to MTDFDDELLPAAEDSPVDQPRIERAVREILIAIGEDPDRDGLKDTPSRVAKSYTEIFAGLHESPSDLLATTFDLDHEEMVLVKDIAFYSTCEHHLVPFHGTAHIGYIPSHEGKVTGLSKLARLVEVYARRPQVQERLTTQIVDALMTNLSPRGAIVVIECEHLCMSMRGVRKPGAKTVTSAVRGQLRETATRAEAMSLILGR from the coding sequence GTGACGGATTTCGACGACGAACTACTGCCCGCGGCAGAAGACTCCCCGGTGGACCAGCCCCGCATCGAACGGGCGGTCCGGGAGATACTCATCGCCATCGGGGAGGACCCGGACCGGGACGGATTGAAGGACACCCCCAGCCGGGTGGCGAAGTCCTACACGGAAATCTTCGCCGGGCTGCACGAGAGTCCCTCGGACCTGCTGGCCACCACCTTTGACCTGGACCATGAGGAAATGGTCCTGGTGAAGGACATTGCCTTCTACTCCACGTGCGAGCACCATCTGGTGCCTTTCCACGGCACGGCGCATATTGGCTACATCCCCTCCCACGAGGGCAAGGTGACGGGCCTGTCCAAGCTGGCCCGCCTGGTGGAGGTCTACGCCCGCCGTCCGCAGGTGCAGGAGCGGCTGACTACCCAGATCGTGGACGCGCTGATGACTAATCTTTCCCCCCGCGGTGCCATAGTGGTTATTGAATGCGAGCACCTGTGCATGTCGATGCGCGGGGTCCGCAAGCCGGGCGCCAAAACCGTGACTTCGGCGGTGCGCGGCCAGCTGCGCGAGACCGCGACCCGCGCCGAAGCAATGAGCCTGATACTCGGACGATAG
- the panC gene encoding pantoate--beta-alanine ligase translates to MNTPRLVTTAAELRSATAELLTRAAAANPARLPSLALVPTMGALHEGHASLMSAARADNDVVTASVFVNPLQFDDPADLERYPRTLDADLELLGRAGVDLVFAPSVEEVYPDGVPQVRLSAGTMGTRWEGASRPGHFDGVLTVVAKLFHYAAPPVPARFRAYFGQKDAQQVALIRRMVADLDFPVEITAVPIVRAADGLAESSRNRFLDAGQRQAALVLSKALTMLKDRAAAGEALDLAAAVDLVRSQPGVDLDYFEVVDPRTLEPLAADEPLAGPALALLAARVGPVRLIDNAVLA, encoded by the coding sequence TTGAACACCCCCCGCCTTGTCACCACTGCTGCAGAACTGCGCTCCGCCACTGCGGAGCTGCTCACCCGGGCGGCGGCCGCGAATCCCGCCCGTCTGCCCAGCCTCGCCCTGGTGCCCACCATGGGTGCCCTGCACGAAGGCCACGCCTCCCTGATGTCCGCCGCCCGGGCGGACAACGACGTCGTCACCGCCTCGGTCTTCGTCAACCCGCTCCAGTTCGACGACCCCGCCGACCTTGAGCGCTACCCCCGCACCCTCGACGCGGACCTGGAACTGCTGGGCCGGGCCGGGGTGGACCTGGTGTTCGCCCCTTCCGTGGAGGAGGTGTATCCCGACGGGGTGCCGCAGGTGCGGCTCAGCGCCGGCACCATGGGCACCCGCTGGGAGGGAGCATCCCGGCCCGGACACTTCGACGGAGTGCTCACCGTGGTGGCCAAGCTCTTCCACTACGCCGCCCCGCCGGTGCCCGCCCGCTTCCGGGCCTACTTTGGGCAGAAGGACGCCCAGCAGGTTGCCCTGATCCGCCGGATGGTCGCCGACCTGGACTTCCCGGTCGAAATCACCGCGGTGCCCATTGTCCGGGCCGCGGACGGCCTGGCCGAGTCCAGCCGCAACCGGTTCCTGGACGCCGGCCAGCGGCAGGCAGCCCTGGTGCTGTCCAAGGCCCTGACCATGCTGAAGGACCGGGCTGCCGCCGGCGAAGCGCTGGACCTGGCAGCCGCCGTCGACCTGGTCCGCTCCCAGCCCGGCGTGGACCTGGACTATTTCGAAGTAGTGGATCCGCGCACGCTGGAACCGCTCGCCGCGGACGAACCCCTGGCCGGGCCGGCCCTGGCCCTGCTGGCCGCACGGGTGGGCCCGGTCCGGCTGATCGACAATGCCGTCCTGGCCTGA
- a CDS encoding PH domain-containing protein, whose amino-acid sequence MPSEAIDPPALQWQRVSPRYLRLRLLGWGLETVITLLVTGVPLVLLLTGIWPGYPAWLAWALPVFFAVTLLWRGLLLPRQVRAIGYAERNEDLLLRRGIFFQRTLVVPYGRMQYVDVAVGPLERAFGLCTLKLHTASPGTNASIAGLPAAEGARLREHLSARGEAQLAGL is encoded by the coding sequence TTGCCTAGCGAAGCCATTGACCCGCCGGCACTTCAATGGCAGCGGGTCTCGCCCCGGTACCTGCGGCTGCGGCTGCTGGGCTGGGGCCTGGAAACCGTCATCACCCTCTTGGTGACCGGCGTGCCGCTGGTGCTGTTGCTGACCGGGATCTGGCCTGGATACCCAGCCTGGCTGGCCTGGGCCCTGCCGGTCTTTTTCGCCGTGACCCTGCTGTGGCGCGGACTGCTGCTGCCGCGCCAGGTCCGGGCCATCGGCTATGCCGAACGCAACGAGGACCTGCTGCTGCGCCGCGGCATCTTTTTCCAGCGCACCCTGGTGGTCCCGTACGGCCGCATGCAGTACGTGGATGTGGCGGTGGGTCCGCTGGAGCGGGCGTTCGGCCTGTGTACCCTCAAACTGCACACCGCCTCACCGGGCACCAACGCCTCCATCGCCGGACTGCCCGCCGCCGAGGGCGCCCGCCTGCGTGAGCACCTGTCCGCGCGCGGCGAAGCGCAGCTGGCCGGACTGTGA
- the folB gene encoding dihydroneopterin aldolase: MDRISLRGITATGYHGVFPEERRDGQPFVVDLVLFTDLAPAAQSDDLTKTAHYGEVAELVVQVITGEPLNLIEALAGRIAGAVLTSFSVLAAVEVTVHKPKAPIAVEFGDVAVTIYRERP; the protein is encoded by the coding sequence TTGGACCGGATCTCACTGCGCGGGATCACGGCCACCGGCTACCACGGCGTCTTCCCTGAGGAACGGCGTGACGGCCAGCCGTTTGTGGTGGACCTGGTGCTGTTCACCGACCTTGCCCCGGCAGCCCAAAGCGATGACCTGACCAAGACCGCGCATTACGGCGAGGTGGCCGAACTGGTGGTCCAGGTCATTACGGGCGAACCCCTGAACCTCATCGAGGCCCTGGCCGGCCGCATCGCCGGTGCCGTTCTCACGTCCTTCAGTGTCCTCGCAGCAGTGGAAGTCACCGTACACAAACCGAAGGCGCCCATCGCCGTGGAGTTCGGCGACGTCGCTGTCACCATCTACCGGGAGCGCCCATGA
- the lysS gene encoding lysine--tRNA ligase, which yields MRIRAEKRSRLIDRGDEAYPVGVERTSSLKEVREKFGHLQADEASGETVGVTGRVVFIRNTGKLCFATLQEGNGTRLQAMLSLAVVGEESLADWKSLVDLGDIVFIRGEVISSRRGELSVMAQSWSMASKALRPLPVLHAGLNEETRVRQRYVDLMVRDEARDMVYNRAAIIRGVRDTLHGHGYVEVETPMLQLVHGGAAARPFETHLNAFDQKMTLRIATELYLKRAVVGGIERVFEIGRIFRNEGVDSTHSPEFTTLECYEAYADQYVMADRMKEIILHCADLMGSRQIETAAGTIDLDGEWRWLSVYPGLSEAVGTEITPDTDAEQLREIADKHGVKVDPKWDAEKLVIELFGEIVEPTLLQPTFVYDYPPSAQPLARPNRDDPRLIEAWDLIIGGMERGTAFSELIDPVIQRERLTEQSRLAANGDDEAMALDEDFLRALEYGAPPMGGIGLGIDRLVMLFTNTGIRETILFPLLKPEMG from the coding sequence ATGCGCATCCGCGCCGAAAAGCGTTCGCGGCTCATTGACCGCGGAGACGAGGCATACCCGGTAGGGGTGGAACGCACGTCCTCACTCAAAGAGGTCCGGGAAAAGTTCGGACACCTGCAGGCTGATGAAGCCAGCGGGGAGACGGTGGGAGTCACCGGCCGCGTTGTGTTTATCCGCAACACCGGCAAGCTCTGCTTTGCAACGCTCCAGGAGGGCAACGGCACCCGGCTGCAGGCCATGCTCAGCCTCGCGGTGGTGGGCGAGGAGTCCCTGGCGGACTGGAAGTCCCTGGTGGATCTGGGCGACATTGTTTTCATCCGCGGCGAAGTTATTTCCTCCCGCCGAGGTGAACTCTCCGTGATGGCCCAGTCCTGGTCCATGGCCTCCAAGGCCTTGCGGCCGCTGCCCGTGCTGCATGCCGGATTGAATGAGGAAACCCGCGTCCGGCAGCGCTACGTGGACCTGATGGTCCGCGATGAGGCGCGGGACATGGTCTACAACCGCGCCGCCATCATCCGCGGGGTCCGCGACACCCTGCACGGCCACGGCTACGTGGAAGTGGAAACCCCCATGCTGCAGCTGGTGCACGGCGGTGCCGCTGCCAGGCCGTTCGAGACGCACCTGAATGCCTTTGACCAGAAAATGACCCTGCGCATCGCCACCGAGCTGTACCTCAAGCGTGCAGTGGTGGGCGGTATCGAGCGCGTCTTCGAAATCGGGCGCATATTCCGCAACGAGGGCGTGGACTCCACCCATTCCCCGGAATTCACAACGCTTGAATGCTACGAGGCCTATGCCGACCAGTACGTGATGGCCGACCGGATGAAGGAAATCATCCTGCACTGCGCCGACCTGATGGGCAGCAGGCAGATCGAGACCGCTGCGGGAACCATCGACCTCGACGGCGAATGGCGCTGGCTGAGCGTCTACCCCGGCCTGTCCGAAGCCGTAGGCACCGAAATCACCCCTGACACCGACGCTGAGCAGCTGCGGGAGATTGCCGATAAGCACGGCGTGAAGGTGGATCCCAAGTGGGATGCGGAAAAGCTTGTCATTGAGCTGTTCGGCGAAATTGTTGAACCGACGCTGCTCCAGCCCACCTTCGTTTATGACTACCCGCCCTCAGCCCAGCCGCTGGCCCGTCCCAACCGGGACGATCCCCGGCTGATTGAAGCTTGGGACCTGATCATCGGGGGCATGGAACGGGGTACGGCGTTCTCGGAGCTGATTGACCCGGTAATCCAGCGGGAGCGCCTCACCGAGCAGTCACGTCTTGCCGCCAACGGCGATGACGAGGCCATGGCATTGGACGAGGACTTCCTGCGGGCACTGGAATACGGCGCTCCTCCCATGGGTGGCATTGGCCTGGGAATTGACCGCCTTGTGATGCTTTTCACGAATACCGGAATCAGGGAAACAATTCTGTTTCCCCTCCTTAAGCCGGAAATGGGTTAG
- a CDS encoding PH domain-containing protein: MTGGEAAPVPDGPPDAPEPAGTAAEPAWNRVHPVSPLVHGWIALAAVAYFVGRDQAEGWFSGGGMRLPHGEALFWTLLILGAVLVLIAGAFFLSWWFTRYQLASEHIRVHSGVLFRQQRQARLDRVQAIDIVQPLLARIFGLAELRFEVADAGESAVRLAYLRLPDAQALRERILRGASGAGEDPEEAAAGGSTPTVPGEQEVLSLSAGRVIGSAVLSSTTVLLLLAVAAVVILTKVTGELGSVAAMVPIIFGFGSAYWGMFSSSFNFRASVSRDGIRIRSGLLDTRAQTVPPGRIQAVAVRQSPLWRLAGWYSVSVNVAGYGAGSSTGDSAARTRLLPVGTAEEVFRMLALVLPDPGTKDPVEVFTAGMNGSGERAGYTVSPRRARWLSPLSRRRNGFLVTGSALLARRGYFWRSLDVVPHSRTQSLALEQGPVQRRLRLASLVLHSTPGPVSPKVVELDAGTALALLDEQAARARAARHRDLPEQWLRHNPNYPLSLSKEEHEHP, translated from the coding sequence GTGACCGGGGGAGAAGCAGCTCCCGTCCCGGACGGGCCGCCGGACGCCCCTGAACCGGCGGGTACCGCCGCGGAACCGGCCTGGAACCGGGTGCATCCGGTATCCCCGCTGGTCCACGGCTGGATAGCACTGGCCGCCGTGGCCTACTTCGTGGGCCGCGACCAGGCCGAAGGCTGGTTCTCGGGCGGCGGCATGCGGCTCCCGCATGGCGAAGCACTGTTCTGGACCCTGCTGATCCTGGGCGCGGTGCTGGTCCTGATTGCCGGCGCTTTTTTCCTGTCCTGGTGGTTCACGCGCTACCAGCTCGCTTCCGAACACATCCGGGTACATTCGGGCGTGCTTTTCCGCCAGCAGCGCCAGGCCCGGCTGGACCGCGTCCAGGCCATAGACATTGTCCAGCCGCTGTTGGCGCGCATCTTCGGCCTGGCCGAACTGCGTTTCGAGGTGGCCGACGCCGGCGAATCCGCAGTGCGCCTGGCCTACCTCCGGCTTCCGGATGCGCAGGCACTGCGGGAACGGATCCTCCGGGGGGCGTCCGGCGCCGGTGAAGATCCGGAGGAGGCCGCCGCCGGCGGCAGTACGCCCACAGTGCCCGGTGAGCAGGAGGTGCTGTCCCTTTCCGCCGGGCGGGTCATCGGCTCGGCCGTGCTCTCCAGCACCACGGTGCTGCTGCTGCTGGCCGTGGCCGCCGTGGTTATCCTGACCAAAGTCACCGGCGAGCTCGGCTCAGTGGCCGCGATGGTCCCGATCATCTTCGGTTTTGGCAGTGCCTACTGGGGCATGTTCAGTTCTTCCTTCAACTTCCGGGCCTCCGTGTCCCGTGACGGGATCCGGATCCGCTCGGGCCTGCTGGACACGCGGGCCCAAACGGTTCCCCCGGGCCGCATCCAGGCTGTGGCCGTGCGGCAGTCACCGCTGTGGCGGCTCGCCGGCTGGTACTCGGTGTCAGTGAACGTGGCCGGTTACGGTGCAGGTTCCTCCACCGGGGACAGCGCCGCCCGTACCCGGCTCCTGCCGGTGGGCACAGCCGAGGAGGTGTTCCGCATGCTCGCCCTGGTGCTTCCCGATCCCGGGACCAAGGACCCCGTGGAAGTTTTCACGGCCGGAATGAACGGCAGCGGGGAACGTGCCGGATATACCGTCTCTCCGCGGCGGGCACGCTGGCTGTCCCCTTTGTCCCGCCGCCGGAACGGTTTCCTGGTGACCGGTTCCGCGCTGCTGGCGCGCCGCGGCTATTTCTGGCGCTCCCTGGACGTGGTGCCGCACAGCCGCACCCAGTCCCTGGCGCTGGAACAGGGTCCGGTGCAGCGCCGGCTGCGGCTGGCCAGCCTGGTGCTGCATTCCACGCCCGGCCCGGTGTCCCCCAAAGTGGTGGAGCTCGACGCCGGCACTGCCCTGGCGCTGCTGGACGAACAGGCGGCCCGGGCCCGTGCGGCCCGGCACCGCGACCTGCCCGAACAGTGGCTGCGGCACAACCCCAACTACCCGCTATCCCTCTCCAAGGAGGAGCATGAACACCCCTGA
- a CDS encoding DUF3180 domain-containing protein codes for MITIRYRWLAVIALAAGIVGWAVNTFLADNGYPSPVLNPVALVAIILVTAATLVLGLRVRRWRNGRRDRELDPLAAARTVVLAQAVAYAGALLLGWHAGVFLDLLPLWQLRPGHAATLASLAVTAGGILMVATGLTVERFCKLPPDDRNGTGPASGSGTGEDGGSEGGGQLA; via the coding sequence GTGATCACCATCCGCTACCGGTGGCTGGCCGTGATTGCCCTTGCCGCCGGGATTGTGGGCTGGGCCGTGAACACCTTCCTCGCGGACAACGGTTACCCCTCGCCCGTCCTCAACCCGGTGGCGCTGGTGGCCATCATCCTGGTGACGGCTGCCACGCTTGTCCTGGGACTGCGGGTGCGGCGGTGGCGCAACGGCCGGCGGGACCGTGAACTGGACCCGCTGGCCGCTGCCCGGACAGTGGTCCTGGCGCAGGCCGTGGCCTACGCCGGTGCCCTGCTGCTGGGTTGGCACGCGGGCGTTTTCCTGGACCTGCTGCCGCTGTGGCAGCTGCGGCCGGGCCATGCCGCCACCTTGGCTTCCCTGGCCGTCACCGCGGGCGGGATCCTGATGGTGGCGACCGGGCTGACCGTGGAGCGGTTCTGCAAATTGCCGCCCGATGACCGGAACGGCACCGGACCGGCGTCCGGGAGCGGCACCGGGGAAGACGGCGGCTCAGAAGGCGGAGGACAACTTGCCTAG
- a CDS encoding DUF2520 domain-containing protein yields MNTPESHSAEERRRRGRLGIGVIGAGRVGAVLGAALRAAEHAVVGVSAVSEASRERAENLLPGVPILDIPDIVERSELVLLAVPDDALGPLVSGLAKTGAWQPGQLVAHTSGRFGTEILAPARAAGAIPLALHPAMTFTGMSLDLTRLADCSFGISAPAAVLPIAQALVVEMGAEPVVIDDEDRVLYHAALAHASNHLVTLAAQSTQLLASLGVEHPDRLLGPLMRASLENALASGEGALTGPVARGDVGTVEAHTRALADAGTEDFRAAYGALSAATASRAADRGLLSTEQRDAILKALQPELPGPEE; encoded by the coding sequence ATGAACACCCCTGAGTCCCACAGCGCAGAAGAACGACGGCGCCGCGGCCGGCTGGGTATCGGGGTGATCGGCGCGGGCCGCGTCGGTGCCGTGCTCGGTGCCGCCCTGCGCGCTGCCGAACACGCCGTCGTCGGCGTCTCCGCCGTGTCCGAAGCCAGCCGGGAGCGGGCCGAGAACCTGCTGCCCGGGGTGCCGATCCTGGACATTCCCGACATTGTGGAACGGTCCGAGCTCGTGCTCCTGGCCGTCCCGGACGACGCCCTGGGCCCGCTTGTTTCCGGGCTGGCCAAAACCGGTGCATGGCAGCCCGGCCAGCTGGTGGCCCACACGTCCGGCCGGTTCGGCACCGAGATCCTGGCGCCTGCCCGGGCGGCCGGGGCCATCCCGCTGGCCCTGCACCCCGCCATGACCTTCACCGGCATGAGCCTGGACCTGACCCGGCTGGCGGACTGCTCCTTCGGCATCAGCGCCCCGGCGGCCGTCCTGCCCATTGCCCAGGCGCTGGTGGTGGAAATGGGCGCCGAGCCGGTGGTCATCGACGACGAAGACCGGGTGCTCTACCACGCAGCCCTGGCCCATGCTTCAAACCACCTGGTCACGCTCGCCGCCCAGTCCACCCAGCTGCTGGCGTCCCTCGGCGTCGAACACCCGGACCGCCTGCTGGGACCGCTGATGCGCGCGTCGCTGGAAAATGCCCTCGCCTCCGGTGAAGGTGCACTGACCGGGCCGGTGGCCCGCGGCGATGTCGGCACCGTTGAGGCGCACACCCGTGCCCTTGCCGATGCCGGCACCGAAGACTTCCGCGCCGCATACGGCGCGCTTTCAGCGGCCACCGCCTCCCGGGCTGCGGACCGAGGCCTGCTCAGTACCGAACAGCGTGATGCGATCCTCAAGGCATTGCAGCCGGAACTGCCGGGCCCGGAAGAATAA
- the folK gene encoding 2-amino-4-hydroxy-6-hydroxymethyldihydropteridine diphosphokinase yields the protein MSTVHAILAMGSNLGESRDTLSSAVAELADHPQVVLTAVSPVVRTRPVGGPEQPDYLNLVVAVETGLEPHALLAHCQAVEARHHRERIVRWGPRTLDVDIIAYGDLRLEDEDLTIPHPRAASRAFVLQPWAWMEPDAVLNGVPVAELAAKAEDLPGLEIFEGE from the coding sequence ATGAGCACCGTGCACGCCATCCTGGCCATGGGCAGCAATTTGGGCGAAAGCCGGGACACCCTTTCCAGCGCCGTCGCCGAGCTGGCCGACCATCCGCAGGTAGTACTGACCGCCGTTTCACCGGTGGTCCGCACCCGCCCGGTGGGCGGGCCCGAGCAGCCGGACTACCTGAACCTGGTGGTGGCGGTGGAAACCGGCCTGGAACCGCACGCCCTGCTGGCACACTGCCAAGCGGTTGAGGCACGCCATCACCGCGAACGGATAGTACGGTGGGGCCCGCGCACGCTCGACGTCGACATCATTGCCTACGGTGACCTGCGCCTTGAGGATGAAGATCTCACCATTCCGCACCCGCGCGCGGCCTCACGCGCTTTTGTCCTGCAGCCCTGGGCCTGGATGGAGCCGGACGCCGTGCTGAACGGGGTGCCGGTGGCCGAACTGGCCGCCAAAGCCGAGGATCTCCCCGGACTGGAAATCTTCGAAGGAGAATGA
- the folP gene encoding dihydropteroate synthase, with protein MDSLAAAPGTGPATSPLPVLRPARSPRKLADLPTDRTLVMGILNVTPDSFSDGGQFADTDAAIRAGLKMHYEGADIIDVGGESTRPDAVRVPPEEEQARVLPVVQALVRAGALVSVDTMNASTAQQAIDAGAAIVNDVSGTEIDSDMPALVARTGVSYVLMHSRGSVRSDDPNASYDDVVEEVVAELAKVRDRFYAAGVAPEQIIVDPGLGFSKNAEHDWQLLRGLDRLGSLGHRVLVGASRKRFLGSLLTSFGKAAPPLERDNATAAVSALAARSGAWAVRVHNVPANLDAVKVAAAWKG; from the coding sequence ATGGATTCACTCGCTGCCGCGCCCGGCACCGGACCGGCCACGTCGCCGCTGCCCGTACTGCGCCCCGCCCGTTCGCCGCGGAAGCTGGCGGACCTGCCGACGGACCGCACCCTGGTGATGGGCATCCTGAACGTCACGCCCGATTCCTTCAGCGACGGCGGACAGTTCGCCGATACTGACGCGGCCATCCGCGCCGGACTCAAAATGCACTACGAGGGTGCGGACATCATCGACGTCGGCGGCGAATCCACCAGGCCGGACGCCGTCCGGGTTCCGCCCGAAGAAGAGCAGGCACGCGTGCTGCCCGTGGTTCAGGCCCTGGTCCGGGCCGGCGCCCTGGTCAGCGTTGACACCATGAACGCCTCCACTGCCCAGCAGGCCATCGATGCCGGCGCGGCGATAGTCAATGACGTGTCCGGCACTGAAATCGATTCTGACATGCCCGCACTGGTGGCCCGCACAGGCGTGTCTTATGTGCTGATGCACAGCCGCGGCAGTGTACGCAGCGATGATCCCAATGCCAGCTACGACGACGTCGTCGAGGAAGTGGTCGCTGAACTGGCGAAGGTGCGTGACCGGTTCTATGCCGCAGGGGTAGCCCCCGAGCAGATCATTGTTGACCCCGGGCTGGGCTTCTCCAAGAATGCTGAGCATGACTGGCAGCTGCTGCGCGGCCTCGACCGGCTGGGGTCCCTCGGCCACCGTGTCCTGGTGGGTGCCTCCCGCAAGCGTTTCCTGGGTTCGCTGCTCACATCTTTCGGCAAGGCTGCCCCGCCGCTGGAACGCGACAACGCAACGGCCGCTGTATCCGCCCTGGCCGCCCGCTCCGGCGCCTGGGCGGTGCGCGTGCACAACGTGCCCGCCAATCTGGACGCGGTCAAAGTCGCCGCTGCCTGGAAAGGCTAA